A genome region from Nocardia sp. NBC_00565 includes the following:
- a CDS encoding DUF5313 family protein, translating into MKRPTFGQRVAYDLGRELPEELHEWVIHDLVGHGAMERYLVRFVVPFIPFFALWLLFPGPMGLKIGMIVMMIVPLILFTVSLSYVWRRFRMGQHGLDPEWINHNKMRETERIKYQMHYGHR; encoded by the coding sequence ATGAAACGTCCCACGTTCGGCCAACGGGTCGCCTACGATCTCGGCCGCGAGCTCCCGGAGGAGCTGCACGAGTGGGTTATCCACGACCTCGTCGGGCACGGGGCCATGGAACGCTATCTCGTCCGGTTCGTCGTTCCGTTCATCCCATTCTTCGCGCTGTGGTTGCTGTTCCCAGGGCCGATGGGTTTGAAGATCGGCATGATCGTCATGATGATCGTGCCGCTCATCCTGTTCACCGTGTCGCTCAGCTACGTCTGGCGGCGCTTCCGCATGGGACAGCACGGTCTCGATCCGGAGTGGATCAACCACAACAAGATGCGCGAAACCGAGCGGATCAAATACCAGATGCACTACGGGCACCGCTAG
- the rraA gene encoding ribonuclease E activity regulator RraA, translating to MTESVNIATADLADEIGPEIRSCDTQFIQFGGRAAFSGRVTTIRCFQDNLLVKQTLSEPGNGGVLVVDGGAGVHTALVGDIIAGRGVANGWSGVIVNGAVRDSAILRTLDIGIKALGTNPRKSTQTGTGDRDIPVEFGGVTFVPGDMLYSDQDGIVVRAED from the coding sequence GTGACCGAATCAGTGAACATTGCCACCGCGGATCTCGCCGATGAGATCGGCCCGGAAATCCGCAGCTGCGATACGCAGTTCATTCAGTTCGGCGGGCGTGCGGCGTTCTCGGGACGCGTCACCACGATCCGCTGCTTCCAGGACAACCTGCTGGTCAAGCAAACGCTGAGCGAACCGGGCAATGGCGGTGTGCTGGTCGTCGACGGCGGAGCCGGCGTGCACACCGCACTGGTCGGCGACATCATCGCCGGACGCGGCGTGGCCAACGGCTGGTCCGGCGTCATCGTCAACGGCGCGGTGCGGGATTCCGCGATTCTGCGCACACTCGACATCGGTATCAAGGCGCTGGGCACCAACCCGCGCAAGAGCACCCAGACCGGCACCGGCGACCGCGATATCCCGGTCGAATTCGGCGGCGTCACCTTCGTGCCCGGCGACATGCTCTACAGCGACCAGGACGGGATCGTGGTCCGGGCCGAGGACTGA
- a CDS encoding RNA-binding S4 domain-containing protein, whose translation MSDAVDVPIDDDVIRLGQFLKLANLIESGSEAKTVIAAGLVRVNEEVELRRGRQLHIGDIVAIAGHKARVAAV comes from the coding sequence ATGTCCGATGCAGTCGATGTGCCGATCGATGACGACGTCATTCGACTCGGTCAGTTCCTCAAGCTGGCCAATCTGATCGAATCCGGTTCGGAGGCCAAGACCGTGATCGCCGCGGGTCTGGTGCGGGTGAACGAGGAGGTGGAACTACGCCGCGGACGGCAGCTGCATATCGGCGACATCGTGGCCATCGCCGGTCACAAGGCCAGAGTGGCGGCGGTTTAG